In a single window of the Pongo abelii isolate AG06213 chromosome 1, NHGRI_mPonAbe1-v2.0_pri, whole genome shotgun sequence genome:
- the LOC112134886 gene encoding cytochrome c oxidase subunit NDUFA4 encodes MLRQIITQSKKHLSLISLFVFIGAGGTGAALYLLCLALFNPDVSWDRKNNPEPWDKLTPNDQYKFYSVHVDYSKLKKEGPDF; translated from the coding sequence ATGCTCCGCCAGATCATCACTCAGTCCAAGAAGCATCTAAGCTTGATCTCCCTCTTTGTATTCATTGGAGCTGGAGGTACTGGAGCAGCACTGTATCTCTTGTGTCTGGCATTGTTCAATCCAGATGTTAGTTGGGACAGAAAGAACAATCCAGAGCCCTGGGACAAACTGACTCCCAATGATCAATACAAGTTCTACTCAGTACATGTGGATTACAGCAAACTGAAGAAAGAAGGTCCAGATTTCTAA